The Bacteroidia bacterium DNA window ACTCTGAAAAGTATATTTTTATGAATCAGCTTTTGCCCCGTCCCTAAAGGGTGGCTGATTTTCAGCGATTTCCCTTCAGGGATTAAGGGCAAAAAATCGCTGAAATTTAGTTTTTGGACTTTTCGGAGTGGACTCATAAATTTCGGGAGCTAAATTTTTTAACGAGATATTTATAGAAAAGTTGCTGATTGTTAATAACATTTTTCCGACACGCAAATTATGCCCGTGTATAGTATAAATAAACCACACGAATCAAAAAGTAAAATTGTATCCAATCCCGATAACAAAATCGGTAACCGGGTTTTCAACATTATATTCCTTCTGTATCACATAAAACAAATCGAATTCATGCATCCGGTTGATACGGTATTCGATGCCTGCGCAATATTTTATTTTATCCATAAATATTCCATCGGGGTTATTTAACGGAGAGTAAATTTCTGAATAGATATAGGGTACATAGTTTTTATCCAAATCTGCTTTTACCATAAATTTATTTCTTGAATAATAATAGGGTCCCGGATAATCATCTGCCTCGTACATCCGGTTGTACTGGCACTGAAAACGGGTGCGGAATTGCAGTATCACGGGCTTGATTTTTTTTCGCAATGTCACATCAAAGTAATAGCGGTTTCTGAGGTTATAGGTGTTATTTTTTTTCAGTTTTTCTATAAACCGGTAGTTGGCCGAAACCCTGACGAACTTGTTTATTTTATAATTCAATCCGGCATCCGTAAATATCATCCCGGCCTCTGTGAAATTTTCACTGAGCCTCACTTCTTCGCTAAGGGTAAATGAAAGAACGGGCGTAATTTTTTTTTCAGCGTTCACGCTGAGCCACATCCCTGCATCATTCACCTGTGCCCAAGAGGCCATGGAAAAACAAATAAAAAAAAACCAGCCTGTTATTTGTTTACTCATGATAATATACGTATCCGCCAAAACGCAAAGGTAATTAAAAGTCATTTCTGTTTAAGACAAATATTTCAGTTAAATATTAACTTCAAAATGTGAATAAATAAAAAAATTGAAACTCGGAAACCACTTAACAAAGGGGTATAGTTTAAACAGAGGCAACCTTTTTATTTTTTCATAGTCTATTAAATTGTAAGATAGACATATAATGAGAAAGCTATTTATTTTCATATTTTTATTTACAATCACTTCAATTAATGCCCAGGTAGTCATTAATGAGTATTCTTGTTCTAATATTAGTATTGTAGCTGATAATTATGGGAATTATGAAGACTGGATTGAAATTTATAATCAGGGAACTTCTGCGGTCAGTCTTGCAGGCTATTATCTGAGTGATAAACCATCTAATCCCACGAAATGGGTATTTCCGGCAGGAGTTAGTATATCAGCAAATTCTTACTTGAAAGTATGGTGTTCAGGCAGAAATGAATTTCTTTCAGGAAATATTCATACAAATTTCAAACTAACACAAACAATGCCGGAAAGTATTGTTTTTTCCAATCCTTCTGTTACAATACTTGAAAATATTTTACTTAACCCTGCTCAGAAGAATCATTCAAGAGGAAGAACAACAGATGGCGCTTCCACATGGTCGGTATTCCTTAATCCTACACCTGGAACAACAAATAGCGGCGCTTCGCAGAATTATGCAACTACCCCGTCTTTCAGCCAGCAATCAGGTTTTTTTACAGGGTCTACAATAGTTAGCATTACTTCTCCTGATCCAGGTGTTACCATCCGTTATACAACAAACGGTAATGAACCTGTTGCTTCTTCAACAGTTTATTCAACCCCTGTTACTATTTCAAGTACAATGGTCATCAGGGCAAAAGCATTTAGCAGTAATCCTTTAATTCCAGCCAGTTTTACCAGCAATAATACATATTTCATAAATGAGAACCACAATATTGCAGTTATTTCCGTTTTTGGCGATAACGTAGATATTCTTTTTAACGGTAGCAATATCGAAGCAGATGCAGGTCTCGAATATTTTGATAAAACAAACATATTCCGCGCAGAAGCAACCGGTATTACTAATAAACATGGTAACGATTCTTGGTATTACGATCAAAGAGGAATTGATTTTGTCACACGCGACCAGCATGGTCAGAGTTATGCATTGCTTTGGAAGCTATTCAATCTGAAACCGCGAACAAAGTTTCAACGCATTATTCTTAAAGCGGCTGCAAATGATAATTATCCTTTTGAATCAGGAAGTGCGCATATTCGCGACCCTTATGTTCAAACGCTGTCGCAACTCGGCGACCTTCATATGGATGAAAGAACCTATGAACCCTGTGTTGTTTTTATGAATGGACAATATTGGGGCTTGTATGATATGCGTGAAAAGGTTGATGATGCTGATTTTACCGATTATTATTACAACTCAGATGAAAATGATGTTCAGATGCTTAAAACATGGGGAGGCACGTGGAGTGAGTACGGAGGCACACAGGCACAAACAGACTGGAACTCTTTAAAAAATTTCATCCTTTCAAATAACATGGCGATACAGGCTAATTATGATTATGTTGATAACCTCTATAATACAAAAAGCTTAGTAGATTATTTTGTTTTGAATTCGTATGTAGTCTGTTCTGACTGGCTAAACTGGAATACTGAATGGTGGCGCGGTACAAATGCAAATGCAACGCATAAAAAATGGAGATATGCTCTCTGGGATGAAGATGCTACTTTCGGGCATTATATTAATTATACGGGCATTCCCGATCAGAATCCTACAGCAGATCCCTGTAATCCTGAACAATTTGGAGACCCCGGTAATCAGGGACATGTTCCAATCCTCAATGCTTTATTGGCTAATCCAACTTTTAAACAATATTATGTTGCACGTTTTGCTGATTTATCGAATACTGCTTTTAAATGTGACCGGATGATTTTTGTACTTGACAGCTTAATCGCCCTTTTTTCTCCGGAAATGCCGCAGCAAATTGCACGTTGGGGTGGCACAATAACGGAATGGCAACAAAATGTACAGACTCTGAAAAATTTTATCAATGCCCGATGCACCCAAATACAACAGGGGATGCTTGATTGTTATACATTAACCGGTCCATATCCTATTACTTTTGATGTATTCCCACCCAATTCCGGTACAGTAAAAGTCAATTCCGTATGGGCGCCTACTTACCCATGGACAGCCTATTATTATGGAAACATGCAAACTTTGTTAAAAGCTCAGGCAAACAGCGGCTGGATGTTTGATTATTGGGAATCAGTTGATCCGGTTTTACCCGGAATCAACAACGATACCGCTTATACTACAATCACACAAACACAGACTATCATAGCTCACTTTATAATTACAGAGCCACTTCTTGTTGGTTCAGTAACTGTGACCAATCCCACGTGTTATGGAAATAATAACGGAGTTATTGATATTACTGTTTCCGGTGGAACAACAGCTTCAGGAAATTATTCTTATATTTGGTCTAATGGCAATACAACCCAGGATATTAGTAATCTTTCATCCGGAACATATTATGTTACAGTTAACGATGATGATACTTGTTCTTTAGTACTTACCGCCGTAATTACCGGGCCTTCTGCAATTTTATTAACTACCAGTCAGGACACAAGTATTTGCAATGGAAGCGCTGTTTCATTATTTGCTGATGCCTCCGGCGGTACACCTCCATATACATGGTATTGGAACGGAGTTGTATCAGATTCAGTTATCAATGTCAGCCCTTCTGTTTCCACTAATTATACTGTGAGTATTACTGATGCCAACGGATGTAACGGCCCTATAAAAACCATTCAGATTCAGGTTTCCCAGCCGGTAATCATTAGTATTTCCCTCAGCAGCGACAGTATCTGCCCCGGTGATTCCGTATCGGTTAATGCAGTTGTTTCTTCGGGCAATGGTGGACCATATATTGTTTATAATGTTTCAGGAGATACTATTATAACGCCGTATTTTATTAAGCCTCCACAAACGCAAACTGTGCTTTTATATGCTAAAGACGGGTGTGGATCTGTAGCATCTGATACTGACACGATACATGTACTTACAATGCCTGTCGTGAATTTTACTTCAGATTTTATTGAAGGTTGTAACCCCCTAAAAGTAACTTTTAATAATAACACGAATCCTCAATCGCAGGGTCAAACTTACGAATGGAATTTCGGAGATAATGATAATAATTTTTCAACCACTTTCAATCCCTCACATGTATATAATACGGTTGGTGATTTTGATGTATCTCTTAAAGTTATTACGACAGAAAATTGTAATGTTGAATATACAATAGCAAATATGATTTCTGTATATCCCAAACCTGTTGCGCTCTTTCAGGCTGAACCAAAGTTCGCTACAATTGTTGATCCTATTATTTCTTTCATCAATCAATCAAATTATGCCGATTATTATAACTGGACATTTGGCGACAGTTATTCATCAACTGAAACAAATCCATATCATAAATATAACGCTATAAGAACATATAACGTACAGTTAATTGCCGTTGGTCAGACAGGTTGCAGAGACACAATAAATGATTATGTTACTATTGAAGATCAACCCGCATTTTATGCGCCAACAGCGTTCACTCCGGATCGTGATAATATTAACAGTAACTTCATGGTTTTTGGGAACGGCATTGATATAAATAATTTCCACCTGTATATATATAATCGTTTGGGTGAAAAAATATTTGAAACTGACAATCCTTTAAAACCATGGGATGGTAAATATAAAGGCAAGTTATCAAAATCGGACACCTATACATGGTTAGCTATCTATATGGATATTCAAGGGAAAAACATGAGAAAGCCGGAACAGTAACGCTTATCCGATAATTGTTTCTCTACTGTGGTAATTCTAATACATATTGTAACCCCAATATATACAGAGTTTGGGGATTAATTATTCCATCTTCTTTTTGAATAAGATAATACACTCCGATTGTATTATTGCTGTTAATTTTGTAATCCAATCCGGCAAAAAGCCTTATTCTATGCCATTCCAAATCACTGGTAGGATTCCGCTGGTCTTTTATCTGATAACGTAATTCAGTTCCTACATAAGGGATATAGTTATTTATAGTATATTTTGCTTCAAATTTATTTCGCCAGAACCATTCTGCAACTTTACCTTTTTCACTGGTAAAATAATTTCTAACCTCTGATTGTAACCTGCTCCTATAGGAAATACTGAAAGATTTTATTTTGTATTTATATGATAAATCCAGCATTAAACGATTCCTGTAACTAAACCAGCCCTGATCCAAATATTTTTCAATAAACCGATATGTGAAACCTGCTTTAAATCCTTTAATAACTTTGTAAGTAATACCCAGATTTGTATAAAGTAAATTCAACTGGGTATAGTTTTCCTTTAGACGAAGTTCTTCATCAACACAAAGCGATAGTTTTTTAGTTAATTCCTTTTCAATGCTGAATGTATTCCACATACCTGCATCATTTTCCTGTGCGAAAATACTAAGTACCGGAAAAACAATAAAAAAAATTATTAGAAGAAGGTTACTTCTCATAATAGTAAATTTTAATCATTGCAACATCTTTCAGAAAATCAATATTGGTA harbors:
- a CDS encoding DUF2490 domain-containing protein; the encoded protein is MSKQITGWFFFICFSMASWAQVNDAGMWLSVNAEKKITPVLSFTLSEEVRLSENFTEAGMIFTDAGLNYKINKFVRVSANYRFIEKLKKNNTYNLRNRYYFDVTLRKKIKPVILQFRTRFQCQYNRMYEADDYPGPYYYSRNKFMVKADLDKNYVPYIYSEIYSPLNNPDGIFMDKIKYCAGIEYRINRMHEFDLFYVIQKEYNVENPVTDFVIGIGYNFTF
- a CDS encoding CotH kinase family protein is translated as MRKLFIFIFLFTITSINAQVVINEYSCSNISIVADNYGNYEDWIEIYNQGTSAVSLAGYYLSDKPSNPTKWVFPAGVSISANSYLKVWCSGRNEFLSGNIHTNFKLTQTMPESIVFSNPSVTILENILLNPAQKNHSRGRTTDGASTWSVFLNPTPGTTNSGASQNYATTPSFSQQSGFFTGSTIVSITSPDPGVTIRYTTNGNEPVASSTVYSTPVTISSTMVIRAKAFSSNPLIPASFTSNNTYFINENHNIAVISVFGDNVDILFNGSNIEADAGLEYFDKTNIFRAEATGITNKHGNDSWYYDQRGIDFVTRDQHGQSYALLWKLFNLKPRTKFQRIILKAAANDNYPFESGSAHIRDPYVQTLSQLGDLHMDERTYEPCVVFMNGQYWGLYDMREKVDDADFTDYYYNSDENDVQMLKTWGGTWSEYGGTQAQTDWNSLKNFILSNNMAIQANYDYVDNLYNTKSLVDYFVLNSYVVCSDWLNWNTEWWRGTNANATHKKWRYALWDEDATFGHYINYTGIPDQNPTADPCNPEQFGDPGNQGHVPILNALLANPTFKQYYVARFADLSNTAFKCDRMIFVLDSLIALFSPEMPQQIARWGGTITEWQQNVQTLKNFINARCTQIQQGMLDCYTLTGPYPITFDVFPPNSGTVKVNSVWAPTYPWTAYYYGNMQTLLKAQANSGWMFDYWESVDPVLPGINNDTAYTTITQTQTIIAHFIITEPLLVGSVTVTNPTCYGNNNGVIDITVSGGTTASGNYSYIWSNGNTTQDISNLSSGTYYVTVNDDDTCSLVLTAVITGPSAILLTTSQDTSICNGSAVSLFADASGGTPPYTWYWNGVVSDSVINVSPSVSTNYTVSITDANGCNGPIKTIQIQVSQPVIISISLSSDSICPGDSVSVNAVVSSGNGGPYIVYNVSGDTIITPYFIKPPQTQTVLLYAKDGCGSVASDTDTIHVLTMPVVNFTSDFIEGCNPLKVTFNNNTNPQSQGQTYEWNFGDNDNNFSTTFNPSHVYNTVGDFDVSLKVITTENCNVEYTIANMISVYPKPVALFQAEPKFATIVDPIISFINQSNYADYYNWTFGDSYSSTETNPYHKYNAIRTYNVQLIAVGQTGCRDTINDYVTIEDQPAFYAPTAFTPDRDNINSNFMVFGNGIDINNFHLYIYNRLGEKIFETDNPLKPWDGKYKGKLSKSDTYTWLAIYMDIQGKNMRKPEQ
- a CDS encoding DUF2490 domain-containing protein codes for the protein MRSNLLLIIFFIVFPVLSIFAQENDAGMWNTFSIEKELTKKLSLCVDEELRLKENYTQLNLLYTNLGITYKVIKGFKAGFTYRFIEKYLDQGWFSYRNRLMLDLSYKYKIKSFSISYRSRLQSEVRNYFTSEKGKVAEWFWRNKFEAKYTINNYIPYVGTELRYQIKDQRNPTSDLEWHRIRLFAGLDYKINSNNTIGVYYLIQKEDGIINPQTLYILGLQYVLELPQ